Genomic segment of Trichoderma breve strain T069 chromosome 7 map unlocalized scaffold00007, whole genome shotgun sequence:
GACCGGGGAAGCCGAGGCCAAAGGGGCGGCTTGGCGCGCTGTTGGATGGCGTGACAGATGTTGTTCAAGAGACACCTTCTGTGAACTtagaaaagagaggcaaagaggTGATTGTGATTGAAGATGGTCCCGAACTGCCTCGGACGTCAGCATCGTTGAAGAGATCGTTGGAAAGTGCCTCTGAagagtcatcatcaccgtctgTTAACGTCAAGGCTGGGATGACGACAAAGGCAGCACGTGGTAATAAGAGAGGGCGTATTTCAGGACCGAATGCGCGCCCCGAGGCTGAGCAGATATTCAAGGGCTTGTCGTTCTTTTACATCCCGGACAATGACATTGCGCCGGCAAGGCGGTTGCGAATCAACAGAGCAAAGGAGTTTGGAGCGACATGGACGAGAGACCTGATGATGGCTACCCATGTCgtggtggagaagaagcttgagTACAGGGAtgttgagaagctgtggCCAAAGGATGGATTTGGGGATCGAGCGCCGCCAAAGGTGGTTACGGAGGACTACCCTCTTGATTGCATCCAGTTTCGTGCCATTGTGGATGCTAGCCAGCGCAAGTATCTTGTGAATGGCCAACCAGAGGTGGATGAACGGGGAAAAGAGCCCGAGATTCCTGTTCCTACTACTAATTCCGGAGCCCAGGAGAAACCGAAGTCGAAATTGACAGTTAGCTCGCTACCGCTGAAACCGCAGCATCATAACAAAGCGAAATGGGACTATGTTCCACCAAAAGGGACGCCTTCACAGAGCGAGGAATCGTCACTAGGCAGTCGTGTGACAAGGAGCAGGACTGGAGCGGTGGCCGTAGACTCTCAACCTGTTGTGCTTGATTTGGAAGATGCTGGCGAGCCCAAGAAGGACATATCGAACGGTAATACGGGGATAGAAGACCCTAGTTTGACGAAGCATGGTGGCAAAGGCAATACTCCATTATTGCAAGACGAGTTGTCAGAATACATCTTAATGCTGCAAGAGTTTAAGGATTTACCACTAGAtattgacgaggaggaggatgttcAGTCTACGAGTAACGAAGCGGAAGCTCCATTGGATCGCGATCATCGTTATGAATCGGAGACCGAATCACAGCGGACGAGGAGATCGTCCAGGAGGACTCGACCAACCAGCAAAGCAATAGCATTCGAAGACCGATTCGCTTGCAATAGAGCCGGGAGGAAAGATGCTAACCAAAACAATCCAAACGCACGCACTATTGAGATATTACAAAAGATGAACAGCTACTACGAAAGGGTCAACGACCATTGGCGGACAATTGCGTACCGAAAGGCCATCAGCATCTTGAAACAGCAGAGCGTCAAGATTAccaccgaagaagaagcataTCGACTCCCCACCATCGGTCGCCGACTGGCGCAAAAGATTGAGGAGATTGTTACGACAGATAAGCTGAAGAGACTTGAGTGTGCAGAGGAGGATCCTACAGACCACGCTTTGCAAACATTTTTGAAGATTTACGGCGTGGGAAACAAAATAGCAGAGCAGTGGATTGCGCAGGGCTGGAGAACACTCGAGGATGTAAAGCAGAATGTGAAGTTGACGCCTAGTCAGCTGATTGGCATGGAGCATTACGATGACTTGAACACTAGGATACCGCGCAAGGAGGTGACTGCGCTGGGCGAGGTTGTcaagaaggcggcggctcGGATCGATTCGGCAGCACAGCTCATTATTGGGGGCAGCTACCGCCGAGGCGCGGAGAGCTCTCACGACATCGACTTTATTGTAACGAAGCCAGGGACTGAGTCTGTGGCGGACCTCAAGTCCCTTCTAAACAGCCTGTTAGACCAACTGGAGAGAGACAAGTTCCTAGTAGCTCGTCTAGCATCATCTCGATCAGGTGGCGACGGGAGCAAATGGCACGGCTGCTGCGTGCTACCCAAAATCAAGGGCCTCAACGACACGGACGGCGAATACCGGCCGATCTGGCGAAGAATCGATTTCCTGCTGGTCCCCGAGGTAGAGCTGGGCGCGGCGCTGATTTATTTCACCGGCAacgacatcttcaaccgCAGCATGCGGCTCTTGGCCTCTAAGAAGGGCATGCGGCTGAACCAGCGGGGACTGTATAGAGATGTGCTGAGGGGGCCGAATCGAGCAAAGATTACGGCGGGGGAGCTGGTGGAGAGTAGGGATGAGAAGAGGATATTTGAGATTTTGGGGGTGAAGTGGCGGGAGCCGTGGGAGAggtggtgttgaagttgGATATTAATGGTTTGTTTGGTGCTTGATACGTTTGGAGCTTAGAAGTGCTTGACTTGCATATAGATGGCTGGGTTGTTGGTTCTACGATGGACCGTCTAGAGAGGAGTACTCTGGATTCAATTCGTCTTCTGATGTACATGATCTAATGTATAATGTCGTTTAGCTTTACGTACAAGTGATACCATATTACATACACGTGGTTGGATGATATGCAGTAAGTAGCACGAGGAGAGAGAATCACATGTGAAAAGGCAGAAGCGTGGGGTAAAGACCTGGAGGTGGCGTCCCGTCCAAACATCGAATCAGTCTTCCAAAATGATCCGGCATCTGAGTCTACTAAGAGCTAAGCTTGCTCAGCTATAGGCGGAGATTTCCCATCTTACAGCAGTCTCTAGCGGGCAGCTCCAGGGGACTTCTTCCGCTCCACCCTCCCCCAAAAAGTGACGTATTTGACGCTTCTGCTCCGTCCGGGGTTCATAATCGGTTTCCCCATATTTATCTTATCGCGCCAAATCCCGACCGAGGCTCAAGTCATCAGCAGCCGACCGATCTGAGCTAAACCGAAaccctttttcctttctaCATACGAAACGTTCaaactctctctcctcccGAACTCTCGATCTTACTTTGCACAAACGCTCGAGGAAAttgacaatcttcttctttatcgTTTATTTTTTGgctcttcctttcttcctcttttgtgCGCGGCTTGCGGAGATCCTCGCGCTCCCTTTCTAGTGTTCGTGTTTGGTACATTGACACGGGCGTCGATAGCCGAGGCACCATGGCTGCCTCGTGGATGTTGGAAGAGTGGAAGGTATGGATAGCCTTGCGATTCACTCCCCTTGGGGTTTTTACCCTCCGATTGAGACGAAAGGAAATGGAGAAACAAAATGTCAATACAGCTGGCTCACTCTTTTGCAATAGGCGTTTTTGGAGGGCATCGTAGTAGACCCGGTATACCATGACGTCTTGTCGCTGCTCAAGACGGCGCGCAACGGCGCAGTCTACGGGACGAAAGTGCGCTTTCCGCACGCGCTGGTGTAAGTTGCGAATGGTGCGCGGGATGGATTCGGGATGGGATTGTGCTAATGTGTGTGATGCGACAGGATGATTTTCCTCTTCCGGTCCGGAACGTACGTATTCCCTCGTTGACGATCCCGACTCTGAAtgcgatggcgatggcgaaTTTATACAGACACACGCACACATGGATATCAGGTATTGACTTGAGTTGGATGATAGGTTCCGAGAAAAGGCGTCATTAGTTTTTCGAGCAACGAAGAAGCATGCCACGAACCTGGCCAAGTTTGCTTCTATATACAAGATTACGATGTTGGCGCTGAAACGCTATGGCGCTACACCTGGCAAGGAGGGTATGATATCTTTCTCTCCCACACGTCCTCTTCTTATCACTCTCTCCATATGAGTATCGAATTTTAACAATCCCCCTACTCACACATTGCTGCGAACAGGCCCCTTCGACTCCTTCTTCGCCGGTCTCCTCGGCGGCTACATCGTCTTCGGACAGCGCTCCAAGCGCTACGGCAAGATCTCGTCCGTCAACCAGCAGATTGTCATCTACATCTTCGCCCGCGTCGCCCTGGCCCTGGCGCGCATCGCCGTCAAGCCCGGCCACGGCCTGCCCGTCGTGTCGAGCGAGCCGCTGCACTCGCAAATCACCCACTACGCCTGGCCCGCGTTTGCGTCGCTGTCGTGGGGCATGGTCATGCTGCTGTTCAAGCACCACCCGGAGGATCTCCAGTCGAGTCTCAGGAGCAGCATGACTTATATCTACAAGGACTGCGACAGCTGGGACTCGCTGAGGACCTTGGTGTGGCATAACAAATAGAGCATGTGAAAGTGGTCTTGTTTAGAGCgagctctttttcttggatTTAACAGGTATACTGTCGGCGTTGATGTGTACTGCCATTTGCTTCATTGTGTTTTATTGGAGGGCGTTTTTGCTATCTGGATGTCTCGAGTGTTATAGCGGCAACAAATACATGGCATGAGATGGgacggagagagagagcattGGACAGGTGTTGGTCTTGGATGGTCTCGGGATTCTTTGCATTATATATACAATTGAATGAATCCCAATCAACCATTTGTGAAAAGTTCCTTTCTACTTTTCGTTCTGTAAGCTGGCATAGTTTCAATAATTCAAGTTGATCGGTTGGCtcaagcggaggacagaaaaaccgagaccgagaagaTTACGAACACCCACGGGTTAAATTATACATCTGTTCTTCAAGTACCTATCTACTATCATATTTATATTTCATTCttaactgctactatatctacgtttctctagtaactactcctatatatatttttttatagtaattgctactatatctatatttttatagtatttgctattatatttattttttatagtaactgctactataaAAATATAGTCAAATTCGGGTACTGGATGAATACCTAGGCGTTCCCTTATAAAAGCGCTACTTGATAAGCTAAGTGAGTGCTTATATTGCTGAATGTACGCATGTATTCGTTTTGCGGCGTCGCTTCTTCTGACCTCCGCTTGGCACTGCAGTGTAATGCGATCAACTGCTGCATCTTCTATTTTGGTGTTTTAGCGGTCTTCCGGGAGCTACCCCGCTATAGCTCGGCGCTGCCCCGCCAAAACCAGCTCCAATTCATCTTTAGGCAACACACGCATCGACTCTCTTTCAACCTCCCATCTTCACACATCTTCAACCGACATCTCCATCCCGCCATGGCTCCCAATCCAAAGCTCGCCGCAGCCCTTTCCGCCGCAGAAGCAGAGTCTGGCGAGAAAGGCGCCATCTACGAAACCATCCTCGCCGACATCCAGACTCTTGCCTCGCCAACCACCGCAGCCGATCTCGATGCCATCTTCGACTCCTTCTTCGGCCAGAGCCTCGGCCTCGTGGCCTCGCGGTCCTTTCTAAACACTTTCATCGCCACTCTCAAGAGCATCGAAAAGGAGAGCCTGTGGATCGAGGTCGGCAACCGCACACTGAACAGACTGGCCGCCCAGCCATCATCCTTCTTCGATGCAGCTGCCACCATCTACGAGCTCGTGGCCACGGCCCACGAGAACAACGAAGATTTCCTCGATGCTGCAAAGGCCCTCGCTGAGATTCCGCTGGATAGCTCCCAGCGGAAAGTCTCAGACGCGGACAAGGCGCGTGTGTGGGTTCGCATCGTTCGGAATTACCTCGAGGTGGGCGATGACACCGCCGCCGACATGTacatcaacaagctcaagaacaTCATGCACACCGTCTCGGACCCGGACCTCAACCTGCACTTCCGCCTCTCACAGGCCCGCATCCAGGACGCGAAGCGGGACTTCCTCTTCGCCGCCCAGCGGTACCACGAGATCAGCTTCTTCCCCAccgtggccgaggaggagcgcCTTCACACGCTGAGCATGGCAGTCAAATGCGCCATCTTGGCCCCCGCTGGACCCATGAGGAGCCGCATCTTGGGCAGACTGTACAAAGACGAGAGGTCGGCACAGCTCGCCGAATTTGGCATCCTGGAGAAGATGTTCCTGGACCGCCTGCTGTCGCCTGCCGAGGTGGACAAGTTTGCAGAGGGCCTGCAGCCGCACCAGTtggccaccaccgccgacgGATCGACCGTTCTCGCAAAGGCCGTCGTGGAGCACAACCTGCTCGGTGTGTCGAGGTTATACAATAACATCCAGTTCGGTGCCTTGGGAGCACTTCTTGGCCTGGACGCagacaaggccgaggagacgACCGCACGTATGATTGAGCAGGGCCGGCTGGTCGGCCGCATGGACCAGCTCGAGGGCATAGTCCGGttcgagggcggcgaggCCTCTGGCGAGAAGGGCAGCGGCCGCGCCGAGGTTGTCGCAAACAAGGAGATGCGCAGGTGGGACGCCAACGTCGAGAGTCTGGCTGAAGAGGTGGAAAATGTCATCAATTCCCTGCAAAAGGAGTTTCCCGTAACGTCTCCCCCCCATTCCCCCGTTTTACGCTCTTTTGTCTAACTTTTcaaatatttatatagtCCTTTGTCGCAGCGAATCTTGTGGCCTAGGATCCATCCAAGAGAGATATCGATGGGAGCGATGCAAAAATGGCACCGGCGTTCACGGAGGAGACATTCAAAGGCGTTTGGGATGATTTTAATGTGGCAATGATACGATACAACGATAAAACATCTGCAAGGAGTTCTAaatctctccttttctttttggtttttgctacctcttctttttatttttatttttcttagCCTTTTCTCGCAGGCAAGCATTTAGACTACACTGTGTAAAAGAGCAAGATGTTTTGTTATAAATGTGCTAGCTGCATAGCTAGCATTCCAGTCTCTGACGTGATGCCCCTTGTATATAATCTCGAGATGCTTCCTTCGTTGTGAGATGTATGCCATAGTCAACTGACAGGTTGCCCTTTATTATAAGCCTCATCTACTCGGCAGCTCATCAACCCACATCTTCCATATGCACGTCGCTTATTGTACACATATGCTCCGATTTGACAAGCAGATTGAAAAAGAACGCAAATCCCATGATCCATTGTCCGTCCACTCATATGTATTGTTTCCATTGTTCATCCCAGCAATCATCAAAACGCCTTCCCGCCGTTTCATCTTTAATCctcaatatcatcatcactcagaACCAGTTTCTGCTTCAGCAGGCCTGTAACTGTGCCAGTTTTTATgcccatcctcttcttccgcgGAGTAGCCTCTTCGGACGGCTTGTCTGTCGCCCACGTCTCCCCCATAGCgacctcttcatcagcatccgATTCATCGTCAGGTGCCACGTTCACACCCGAGAACGAAACAATCTTTTCGAGGTCTCGCTGCCGTCCCCCCGTCTTGCGGCCACGGGCAATCTGCGCCATGTACGGAAGCCGGTCAAGAAGTAATTCACGACGAGCCGTGCTACCGAGTGTAGGTATCGGAGGGCTGTcacgctcttcttcctcttggtTGGCGTCTTTAGACACGGACGCTGTGCCCGCTTGCTTCTGGTTCGAGGTTCCAGAGGTCTGATTACGGCGAAATATGCTCGCTCCGTCCATGATATTTCGCGACGGAAGATTAGCCTCGCCCCTCAAGACTTTCCCAGACCAAACATCGATAAGgccttcaatctcctcttttgTTCGCCAAAGCTTGAGACTGGTGGGATAAAACATCTTGAACGCATCACTACCCTTTTGCATAGTCCACGTCTTTCTTTTAACGGGATTAGGTAGGGAGAATAACATGCCGCGCACTGCAACCTGAAACGTTATCTCGTCTTGGCGAAGGACATGGCTTGCTGAATCTCCAAAGTTTCCACTGAACCCGCCACGTCCACCGAAAAAGACATCTCGAGACGGGCTAAGCAAGTCGGCCAATGAAAGATACTCGATACATTCGTTGACATAATCCATGGGAGTCGAAAGATCCATCGGATCTGTGCCTTCGCAAGACAGCACGTAGTTCTCGTGAAGAGCCGAGATGAATGTATGTGTATCGGTGCCCGTCTCATCAATTAGTGAATCGACAGACACCAGTGATGCCTTTGGACGTGAATACTGCGAAAGATAGCTCGGAAGCTGTTCAGCAGGGTCGTTGGATGGTATATCGTCCCGCTTATTATAGACCACCTTGCCGACAGCATGGAAGATGCCCAAACTAGCTTCTCGCTGGGATATTTGTTCGAGACTCTCCTCTTCACCACGTGTGAGGGCGATGCCATCTTTTGCCCCTTTCTTCTGTTTTGTAAACGTCACTTTAGATCCCCAGTCAGCATCTTGGTCTCCCTTTAAGCAGAGAAACTCGAGCGATGATATAGCGCTACGAATGTCTCCAATTTCGCCGAGCCGCTTAAGAACGAGTGGTCCTGGAGTTCTTCTGCGCCCCGACTTTCGTGACTCTTTCTGTACAACAAGTTCTAGGGCCTTTGCTAGTAACGAAGGAGCTATCGCGTTGAACTCGATCAGGCCAACCCCAGGGTGGCGCAGAATCTCGGGTCCGAGCAGGCGATGGGCAGTCAAGCTATCCGCTGAAGCTGACGTTGTCGTCAGTAGAGTCTCTGAAATGATGATAATAATAGGCGTAATTGACTCCACTCGTCTCTGCTGTCCAAAGGCATGTAGGGACGGCGTTTGTGTTGCCAGATACTGGAGGATGGTGCGCCGAAAGGAAGAAAGCGCAGTCGAGCTCCGAGAAAATGTGTTGGGGAATTCTTCAATAAGGATCATCTTCTTGCCGTTGTTATTGGGGGGTTGTGAGGCATTGTTTGAGCTCGCCGGCGTGGACGATGGCTCGGGTTCTTCCAAGTCTAAAGCCCCAAACTTGCCTCCTCGACCGAGAAAATCTTCAAACTGCGCGGATGCCGACACAAAACCAGTTGTCGAGTTTCCGGCAGGATTCTTCCACTCCAAAATCTCAGATCCCATGTCGTTTGCCAAGAGACGAACTGTCGTGGTCTTCCCAGTGCCGGCAGCGCCTTTCAATATCAGCAACCGCTGTCTCATTCGTCCTGCCATGACATCTTCAATCCACTTCCTAACGTCAGACACCTTTTTCTTGTGTACAGCAAGTTCATCTAGATTCCGCGGGCCGAATCGTTCCGACCAAGGCCGTAAATCATCGTTCAATGCGTCTGTAGATGCAGGTCGACTGGGCTTTAGGAATCTTTGGCTCATGCTCAGCGAGCTACTGGGCACAGAATGGGCAGCGCCGCTGGCGCCTTTCAATCTTTTCCTCACATGCTGCCCAACCACGCTGGAGGAGCTAGCCTTGAGCTCTGAtatttcgtcgtcgtcggaaATAGGATCGGTAATCAGATCGTCTATCGGTTCCGTCGTTATGTCGGTTCCCAAGCCTGGCCTTGCCACTTTCTGTGCCTGCTTGGAGAAGAGTGTCTTCAAGTCTGCCGTCTTTCCCTTGTCGTCAACCTTGCTTGCAGCCCTGGTCTTCTTAGGGCTGCTGAAACTCGTGCCATTCTTTAGCGATCGCGACGGCCGAAGAGGGCTGCCGTTGCTAGAGGATTGGCCATTGGCCGTCCTTTTCTTCACGGGACTTGGAGACGAAGTGGGCGCTCGTAGCTTTGCCGGTGAGTTTGGTGAAGATAGAAGGAAATTAGTCAAGGTATTGGCCTTTGGCTgctcgtcttcatcctcggaCGCCTCAACGGTATTCCGCCGGCGACGCTTCGCAGGCGGTGCCATTAACGCGACTGAATCATCCGGGCTGTGAAGATTCCATGCAAGTCGGGAGTGTGAGGAAAGATACAAGTTAGGAAGCAACCCAGCGGCAGCGATAGGAGGGGCTGATAAGGTATTAAGAGTGCAGCATGGGCATGATAtctgaagagaagagaaacaatcTTGGGATGCCTAGCTAAACAAGTTGTTCACGTACAGTGCAAGAGATTAGCGCTGATAAATTAGCACTGTTTGGCATTAGGCAGTCGCTACCGTGatagctgaagctgaaggagCTCGACACAGGCATCAATGCTACACATCACCAGAGCATAATTATATGTGAGtatgaaaaagaagagagtcAATTTTTCCCCATTATCCAAAATTTCATGCCTTAGCCCATTTGCGTTATATCACGGCTCGCTCATTACGCCGTACCTCATTTTCCAATTTAGATCATATCCAATCACCCAACCAGCCATCGTCCCAAGCCCATATTAGTGAACCCAACCGTAGAAATTGTCCACAAAAGTCACTGCAGCTCGAAGATAGCGCTCGTGAACATCACCCCATGTCCGAGCAGCCTCTCTTATAGCTCGTATCGCTGTAAGCATCATGTTAGTACTCAATTACAGCTCTCTCTAGCATCAAGGATCGTAGCCATACCTTTGACAAAGTGTGCATCCTTCGACCATGGCGAATTCAATGCTTTGTCTTCCACATATTTCCAATTCTTTGCTTTCAAATCACTCTCAACACTATCAGGATCTGGCAATGGCCGgcccttgatgatgaaaacgGCCAACACGAATAACCACCATTCTCTAACCAGCGTAACGTGGTGTTTGGGTGGCAGAAACGGGAGAAGAATCCGGACAGCGTGGCTAGTGGTTAGCAAGTGAACAAAGTAGAAGTCATATGCGTGGGTTCCTGGCTGGACAGTAGCCACGAGCAACGCGACAGCTGCCTCTTGGGACAGCTCAAATTGCTTCTTGGGGTCCTCGTCAAGATCCCATCCGTTCCAGTACTCCAGGAGGAGCGACTCATTCTTGTCGAGAAGTGCTTCCAAGTCATTAAGCGGAAGATCTTCCGGTACTTTGTCAAATCTACTATCCTTGGACATCTGGACCAGGAGATCCAATGGGGCCCGCGACTTCAACGGGGATGGTTTCGTATATGAGCCATTGTCGAGATACTTGTGGAAAAAGTTGTAC
This window contains:
- a CDS encoding DNA polymerase beta palm domain-containing protein encodes the protein MDDMESKTAYFNQLSSFSFINDGMRDDDAFDAREERQRELHRGFFQPAPSLHAPDQEDQTQRHEQRTQQDQQARKQQDKSLPVKSRRLQHLTPRKVIAAPRPESGKVIKGTGPGKPRPKGRLGALLDGVTDVVQETPSVNLEKRGKEVIVIEDGPELPRTSASLKRSLESASEESSSPSVNVKAGMTTKAARGNKRGRISGPNARPEAEQIFKGLSFFYIPDNDIAPARRLRINRAKEFGATWTRDLMMATHVVVEKKLEYRDVEKLWPKDGFGDRAPPKVVTEDYPLDCIQFRAIVDASQRKYLVNGQPEVDERGKEPEIPVPTTNSGAQEKPKSKLTVSSLPLKPQHHNKAKWDYVPPKGTPSQSEESSLGSRVTRSRTGAVAVDSQPVVLDLEDAGEPKKDISNDELSEYILMLQEFKDLPLDIDEEEDVQSTSNEAEAPLDRDHRYESETESQRTRRSSRRTRPTSKAIAFEDRFACNRAGRKDANQNNPNARTIEILQKMNSYYERVNDHWRTIAYRKAISILKQQSVKITTEEEAYRLPTIGRRLAQKIEEIVTTDKLKRLECAEEDPTDHALQTFLKIYGVGNKIAEQWIAQGWRTLEDVKQNVKLTPSQLIGMEHYDDLNTRIPRKEVTALGEVVKKAAARIDSAAQLIIGGSYRRGAESSHDIDFIVTKPGTESVADLKSLLNSLLDQLERDKFLVARLASSRSGGDGSKWHGCCVLPKIKGLNDTDGEYRPIWRRIDFLLVPEVELGAALIYFTGNDIFNRSMRLLASKKGMRLNQRGLYRDVLRGPNRAKITAGELVESRDEKRIFEILGVKWREPWERWC
- a CDS encoding tim17/Tim22/Tim23/Pmp24 family domain-containing protein; the protein is MAASWMLEEWKAFLEGIVVDPVYHDVLSLLKTARNGAVYGTKVRFPHALVMIFLFRSGTFREKASLVFRATKKHATNLAKFASIYKITMLALKRYGATPGKEGPFDSFFAGLLGGYIVFGQRSKRYGKISSVNQQIVIYIFARVALALARIAVKPGHGLPVVSSEPLHSQITHYAWPAFASLSWGMVMLLFKHHPEDLQSSLRSSMTYIYKDCDSWDSLRTLVWHNK
- a CDS encoding PCI domain-containing protein codes for the protein MAPNPKLAAALSAAEAESGEKGAIYETILADIQTLASPTTAADLDAIFDSFFGQSLGLVASRSFLNTFIATLKSIEKESLWIEVGNRTLNRLAAQPSSFFDAAATIYELVATAHENNEDFLDAAKALAEIPLDSSQRKVSDADKARVWVRIVRNYLEVGDDTAADMYINKLKNIMHTVSDPDLNLHFRLSQARIQDAKRDFLFAAQRYHEISFFPTVAEEERLHTLSMAVKCAILAPAGPMRSRILGRLYKDERSAQLAEFGILEKMFLDRLLSPAEVDKFAEGLQPHQLATTADGSTVLAKAVVEHNLLGVSRLYNNIQFGALGALLGLDADKAEETTARMIEQGRLVGRMDQLEGIVRFEGGEASGEKGSGRAEVVANKEMRRWDANVESLAEEVENVINSLQKEFPSFVAANLVA
- a CDS encoding rad17 cell cycle checkpoint protein domain-containing protein is translated as MAGRMRQRLLILKGAAGTGKTTTVRLLANDMGSEILEWKNPAGNSTTGFVSASAQFEDFLGRGGKFGALDLEEPEPSSTPASSNNASQPPNNNGKKMILIEEFPNTFSRSSTALSSFRRTILQYLATQTPSLHAFGQQRRVESITPIIIIISETLLTTTSASADSLTAHRLLGPEILRHPGVGLIEFNAIAPSLLAKALELVVQKESRKSGRRRTPGPLVLKRLGEIGDIRSAISSLEFLCLKGDQDADWGSKVTFTKQKKGAKDGIALTRGEEESLEQISQREASLGIFHAVGKVVYNKRDDIPSNDPAEQLPSYLSQYSRPKASLVSVDSLIDETGTDTHTFISALHENYVLSCEGTDPMDLSTPMDYVNECIEYLSLADLLSPSRDVFFGGRGGFSGNFGDSASHVLRQDEITFQVAVRGMLFSLPNPVKRKTWTMQKGSDAFKMFYPTSLKLWRTKEEIEGLIDVWSGKVLRGEANLPSRNIMDGASIFRRNQTSGTSNQKQAGTASVSKDANQEEEERDSPPIPTLGSTARRELLLDRLPYMAQIARGRKTGGRQRDLEKIVSFSGVNVAPDDESDADEEVAMGETWATDKPSEEATPRKKRMGIKTGTVTGLLKQKLVLSDDDIED